The sequence below is a genomic window from Thermoproteota archaeon.
TTTCTTTAGATGTGTTACAGACACAAGATGTCCATTTGGTTTTACAAAACGAATTGTTTCAGCATCCTGTGCTATTATGCCGCCAATTTCTCCGTTTACCTGCGCTTTTATCATTAACATTGGCCTTCGTTCAATTTTTGAACGCCCAACAGTTGCTCTTCTTGCTCTTCCTTTTGAATCAAGTACTAACACCTCAGAACCAGTTTCTACTTCTGAGAGATACCTTGTAGTTCCATCAGGTGATAATGTATAACAATGAACTGCACCCGCATTTACTCTAAATGGCCTTGGAGATGTAAAAGAAGAACCAACCGATTCATTATGAACCAAAAATAGGAAATTAGACCTACTTCCAATTAACATTCCTTCACCTTTGTGAAGAATTGAAGCAGTATCTACGCATACTCGTTCACCATCCCCGACTTCTTTAATCTCAATAATTTTTGCTGGCTTTAATTCAAAACTTCTAGAACCAAGATACACAGATGCCTCTCGGACCTCATTAATTGATGATGTATTGAATATTACTCCGTCGACACCTACTTCTAAAATAGAAAACATCTTTCTAACCTCTTCTGGAGTTCTGGCGATAGCAAAAATTTTTGTGTGTATTTTGTGTAGTTTGGCAATAATGTTCTCCAAGGGAATTATTTTCCAATCTTTGACTTCAACAATTACAAAATCTAGGCCTTTTTTTGCTGACTCTAAAATTTTTTCAATGTCTTGATTGGATAATACTTTGAATCGTCTTCCAATTTTTTTACCTTTTGGTTTAGATGAATTTTCTTTTTCTAGGACAACATAATTTGCAGCGTTACTAGTGTGTACTGTAGATAACTTTGTTTTTCCAACACTTTTTGGATCTGCATACACTGTTTTGATTCCTTCATCGGATAATTGTTTTAAGAATTTTCCCAGTTGCGCTTTTGAAACTTTTGGAGAAATGATAAGCTCTCTAGATTTACTCAAGTCGTTTCGCTGCTTCCTTTGCTGATGATTTTTTAAATATTATCTCTGATAATGCTCCAACCATTTTTTGTGGATGCTTGTGTGCAAAAATATTTCTACCATAAGTTACGCCTTTTGCACCTGCCTTCATTGCATCCTCTGTCATTTGTAAAATATCTAAATCAGTTTTTGCTTTTGGACCTCCTGCTATAACAATTGGAACTGGAGTACTCTTTACAATCTTTGCAAACGAATCAACGTCTCCAGTGTAAACTGTTTTTACAATGTCTGCTCCACATTCTGCACCAATTCGTGCTACATGAGCAACAATTTCTGGATCATGTGGATTCTTTACATTTTCTCCTCTAGGATACATCATAGCTAATAATGGCATATTCCATTTGTGGCATTCTTCAGCAGTCATTCCAAGCTGCTCTAACATCTCTGGTTCTTCAGCTCCACCAACGTTAATGTGAAGTGAAACTCCATCTGCACCAAGTCGTATTGCTTCTTCCACTGTTCCTGTAAGCATTTTTCTATTTGGTGATAATGAAAGAGAAGTACTACTTGAAAAGTGAACCAAAAGACCAATCTTGGTTGGTTTGGGTAATGTTTTGAGAATTCCTTTGTTGATAATTACGCTTGTAAGTCCATGACCTTCGCAGTCATAAATGACTGAGTGAGGATCTTCTAGACCTTCAATAGGTCCATTTGAAATACCATGATCCATTGGAATGCAAAGCATCTTTCCTTTTCTTAAAATTCTATTTAGTCTAATTTGATGACCTGATACCATGCGATGATCTCCTCTTTGTGCCCTACTTAAAAATAACGTGAATGATTTTTATTCATATGCCTCTGATGTGTCACTTTCATGTATTTTGAACATAGACTTTGAATTGAAATTTTCTCTCAAGGATTAAATACCAAGCAAAGAGGATTGTTTCAAGGTAATTGAGCCAGCTTACTGAACAAATTCATTCAAGTGATATTGGAGATATACTTGATCATTCTCTTAGTGGTCAACGTCCAAGCAAAGAAGAATGCCTTCGTTTGCTAGAGTCCGAAGACGTTCAGCTAATGGGCTTAGTTGCAGGATATCTTACACAAAAACAGTTTGGGAAAAAGGCTTCATTTGTAAATAATATTATTCTAAATTATACCAACGTATGTGTTACTGATTGTAAATTTTGTGCATTCTATCGCTCTCCGGGCGCAAAGGATTCATACACTCTTTCTTTAGAAGAGATCGAAGCCCGAGTAAAGACTTCATGGGAGATGTTTAAGATTCGTCAAGTCTTGATTCAAGGCGGACATAACCCAAATCTTTCATTAGAATA
It includes:
- a CDS encoding 3-dehydroquinate synthase; translated protein: MSKSRELIISPKVSKAQLGKFLKQLSDEGIKTVYADPKSVGKTKLSTVHTSNAANYVVLEKENSSKPKGKKIGRRFKVLSNQDIEKILESAKKGLDFVIVEVKDWKIIPLENIIAKLHKIHTKIFAIARTPEEVRKMFSILEVGVDGVIFNTSSINEVREASVYLGSRSFELKPAKIIEIKEVGDGERVCVDTASILHKGEGMLIGSRSNFLFLVHNESVGSSFTSPRPFRVNAGAVHCYTLSPDGTTRYLSEVETGSEVLVLDSKGRARRATVGRSKIERRPMLMIKAQVNGEIGGIIAQDAETIRFVKPNGHLVSVTHLKKGDMVLTHSKQATGRHFGMEVSDEYILEK
- a CDS encoding fructose-bisphosphate aldolase (catalyzes the reversible formation of fructose 1,6-bisphosphate from glycerone phosphate and D-glyceraldehyde 3-phosphate), whose product is MVSGHQIRLNRILRKGKMLCIPMDHGISNGPIEGLEDPHSVIYDCEGHGLTSVIINKGILKTLPKPTKIGLLVHFSSSTSLSLSPNRKMLTGTVEEAIRLGADGVSLHINVGGAEEPEMLEQLGMTAEECHKWNMPLLAMMYPRGENVKNPHDPEIVAHVARIGAECGADIVKTVYTGDVDSFAKIVKSTPVPIVIAGGPKAKTDLDILQMTEDAMKAGAKGVTYGRNIFAHKHPQKMVGALSEIIFKKSSAKEAAKRLE